TCCAGCTGGCACACGAACAGGGCCGCGCCCGCGAACAGGGGTGCCGCGGCATCGACGTGGTCCGTGGTGAGCGCCGCATTGGCCCCGGCCGCGAGCGCGATGCTGTTCTGGCCGGCGTCGTCCACCAGGATCATCGCGACGCCGGTGGCAGTGCCCGCGACGACGTGCAGGTGGGTGGTGTCGATGCCCTCGCCCGCCAGCACGGACTGCGCGGTGCGGCCGAAGTCGTCGTCGCCCACGCAGCCGATGAACGCGACGGAAGCGCCCAGCCGCGCCGCGGCGATGGCCTGGTTCGCGCCCTTGCCGCCGGGCAGCGTGCGGAAGTCGCGGCCGTGCACGGTCTCGCCGGGCAGCGGCAGCGCCGCGCAGCGCAGCACCAGGTCGGCATTGACGCTGCCGAGCACGACGACCCGGCCCGTCACCGCGCCGCCTCCGGCACGGGCCCCGACGACTGGCGCACCAGCAGCGAGGGTTGGAGGATCGTGCGCTGCAGCGCACGCGACGGATCGGCGATGCGCTCGAGCAGCAGCTGCGCGGCGAGCTGCCCCGTCTGGTGCTTGGGCTGCACCACGCTCGTGAGCGGCGGGTTGCTGTGGGCCGCGAGCGCGATGTCGTCGAAGCCCACCACCGACACGTCCTGCGGGATGCGCAGCCCGCGCTGAGCCGCCGCGCAGATCGCGCCGATGGCCATCAGGTCGTTCGACGCGAACACCGCGGTGGGCCGGCGGGCCGAGTCGAGCAGCGAGGTCATCGCGGCCAGGCCGCCGGCGCTCGTGAAGTCGGCGCCGCGGATCAGCCGGTCGTCCACCGTGACACCGCCCTCGCCCAGCGCCCGGCGGTAGCCCTGCACCCGCTCGCGCGCGGACGACAGGCCGAGCGGCCCGGCGATGCAGCCGATGCGCCGGTGCCCGAGCTTGAGCAGGTGCTGCGTGGCGAGGAATCCCCCGGCCTCGTGGTTCACCTCGACCAGGTCGGCCGCCAGGTCGTCGATCTCGCGGTCCACCACCACCTGTGGCATGCGCGCGGCGCGCAGCGTGTCGAGCAGCTCGACGTCGCTGCCCGAGGACATCACGATCAGGCCGTCCACCTGCTTCTCCGTGAGCAGCCGCACGTAGTTGCCCTGCTTGATCGGGTCGTCGTCGGAGTTGCAGAGGATGACGTTGAACCCCGCCTCGTAGAACGTGTCCTCGATGCCGCGGATGATCTCGGCGAAGTACGGGTTCGAGCTGTTGGGGATCATCATCCCCACGGTGTGGGTCCGGTTGCTCTTGAGGCTGCGGGCGAGCGCGCTGGGCACGTAGCGCAGCGCCTCGATGGCCTCCTGCACGCGCACGCGGGTGGCCTCGCTCACGAAGCGGGTGTCGTTGATGACGTGCGACACGGTGGCCACCGACACCTGGGCATGCTGGGCCACGTCCTTGATCGTGCTCATCGGGTCGGTCTCGTCGTTCTCGTGCGGGGTGCGGCCATCATCGGTCAGTCGGCCGCGCGGGTCAGGCGCGCCCGGTACACGTCGAGCACCACCGCCAGAATGATCACGAAACCCGTGACCATCTGCCGCAGGAAGTCGCTCATGCCGATCAGGATCAGGCCGTTGGCCAGCACGCCGATGATGCAGGCGCCCAGCAGCGTGCCCACGATGGAGCCGCGCCCGCCGCTCAGGCTCGTGCCGCCGATGATCACCGCCGCGATGGCGTTGAGCTCGAAGCCGATGCCCGAGATGGGGCTCGCGATGGTCAGGCGGGTCATGTAGATCACGGCGCCCACGCCCACCGCCGCGCCGCAGATCACGAACGCGGCGATCTTCACGGCCCGCACGCTGTGCCCGGCCAGGCGCACCGCCTCCTCGTTGTTGCCGATGGCGTAGACGAGCCGGCCGAACACGGTGCGGTTCAGCACGAACCAGCCCAGGGCCACCAGGGCCAGGGCCACGAGGAAGATCGCCGGCAGGCCCAGCACGGTGGCGCTGCCGAAGTCGTTGAACGCGTCGGGGAACTCGTAGATCGAGCGGGCCTGGGTCCACTGCAGCGCCGCGCCCCGCGCGATGTTGAGCATGCCCAGCGTGACGATGAACGACGGGATGGCCCAGTACGCCGAGATCGCGCCGTTGGCCAGGCCGCACACCGCGCCCACCGCGACGCTCGCGAGCAGCGCGAGCGCGATGGCGGGCCCGACCGACAGCCCCTCGAGCTTGAGCACCGTGCCGGCCACCACCGCACAGAAGGCCATCACCGAGCCCACCGACAGGTCGATGCCGCCGATCAGGATCACGAAGGTCATGCCCACGGCCAGGATCACGTTGATCGAGATCTGCGTGAAGATGTTCGTGATGTTCGTCGACGTGAGGAAGATGGGCGACAGCATCGCGAACACCCCGACGAGCGCGACGAGGGCGACACCGATGCCGGCTTCGCGCAGCACGGCACGGGTGCGGTGGCGCAGCGAGGTGCGGGACGGGGCCGCGAGGGAGTTGGAAGGGTTGCTCATGATTGAACCGTCGCGGTCTCGCGGGCCGCGGCCCGCGTGTATTCCTGGTACGCCATCGCGAGGATGGCCTCTTCGTCGAACTGCGCGCGCGGCACCTCGCCGGTGATCACGCCGCGGCTCATCACCATCATCCGGTCGCACAGGCCCATCAGCTCGCGCAGGTCGGACGACACCACCAGCACGGCCAGGCCGCCCGCGGCCAAACGCTCGAGCAGCGCGTGGATCTCGGCCTTCGCGCCCACGTCCACGCCCCGCGTGGGTTCGTCGAGCAGCAGCACCTTCGGCTGGCGCAGCAGCCACTTGCCGAGCACCACCTTCTGCTGGTTGCCACCGGACAGCTCGCGCACCGGCTGGTCGATGGACGCGAGCCGCACCTGCAGGTCGGCCACCATGCGGCGCGCGGCGTCGGCCTCGGCGCCGGCCTGCATCAGGCCCGAGCGCGAGACGGCGGGGAGGTTCGCGAGCGACACGTTCGCGCGGATCGGCATGTCGAGGATCAGGCCCTCGTCCTTGCGGTTCTCGGTGAGCAGGCAGATGCCTTCGGCGAGCGCGCGGTCCGGGGTGTCGGTGCGCACGGGGCGGCCGTCGCGGAACACCTGGCCGGCCACCGGCGGGTCGGCCCCGAAGATCGCACGCACGGTTTCGGTCCGGCCCGAGCCCACGAGCCCGGCAAGGCCGACGATCTCGCCGTAGCGCAGGCTGAACGACAGCGGGACGGAACCCCGTTGCCCGCGGAAGCGCAGGCCCTCGACCCGCAGCGCCGGCTCGCGCGTGGTGTCGAGCACGGGGGCCTGGCGGGACGACGGACCGGCGAGGTCGCGGCCCACCATCAGCCGCACGAGGTCGTCCGTCGTGGTGCCGGCAATGGGACGCGTGTCGACCTTGCGGCCGTTGCGCAGCACCGTGACCCGGTCGCACACGTCGAACAGTTCCTGCAGGTGGTGCGAGACGAACACCACGGTCACCCCGCGGTCGCGCAGCTGGCGGATCAGCTGCAGCAGCCGGTCGGTCTCGCGCGGCGTCAGCGTGGCCGTGGGTTCGTCCATGATGACGATGCGGCTGTCGCCCGACAGCGCCTTCGCGATCTCGATCAGCTGGCGCTGCGCCATGCCGAGCGTGGCCACGCGGGTGGACGGGTCCAGGTCGTCGAGGCCCACGAGCGCGAGCAGCTCCGTCGCGCGGCGGCGCAGCGCGCCGCGGTCGAGCAGGCCCAGGCGGGTGCGCGGCAGGCGTTCGAACAGCAGGTTCTCGGCCACCGACAGCTGGTCGAGCATGTGCAGTTCCTGGTGCACCACGCGGATGCCCGCGCGCATCGCGTCGAGCGGGTTGTGGGGCGCGTAGGTCTCGCCGAACAGCACCATGCGGCCGCCGTTCGCGCGGTCGGCGCCACACAGGATCTTGATGAGGCTCGACTTCCCCGCGCCGTTTTCGCCGGCGAGCGCATGCACCTCGCCGCGCTGCAGCGTGAGGTCCACGCTGTCGAGCGCGAGCACGCCCGGATGGCGGCGCGTGATCCCGTGAAGTTCAAGGGCGGGTGCGAGGGCGGGTGTGTCGGCCATGATGATGGATCGGGTGGGCGGCCCGCGGGCCGCCCTGCCCTCGTCACTTCACGTTCTTCGCGGTCACGAGTTCGATGGGCGTCTTGACCCAGCCCTTCAGCGGCTGCTTGTCCTTGCGCGACTTGATCCCGTAGTCGATGGCGTTGGCGGCCATCTCGGAGCCGAACTGGTCGACGGTGGCGAGCACCTTGCCCTGCTTGATCAGCGGGCGGATGGCGGGGATGTTGTCGAAGCCCACCACCTTGATCTTGCCCGTCTTGCCGGCGGCATCGATGGCCTTGGCCACGCCCACCGCCATCGAGTCGTTGGCCACCATCACGCCCTGGATGTCGGGATTGGCGGTCAGGATGTTCGTGAACACCGCGTTGGCTTCCTCGGTCTCCCAGTGGGCCGTCTGCGAGGTCACGACCTTGAGCTTGCCGGCCTTGGCCGCGTCCTCGAAGCCGAGCTTGCGCTGCGTGGCGTTGTCGGCACCGGGGTTGCCTTCGATGATCGCGATCTTCGCGCCCGGGCCGAGCGCCTTGGCGAGTTCGTCGCCGGCCATCTTCGCGCCGGCGCGGTTGTCGGGGCCCACGAAGGCGAGGTCGAGGTTCGCCTTCTTCAGCGCGGCCGGGTCGAGCGCCACGTCGAAGTTCACCACCGTGATGCCGGCCTTCAGGGCCTTGGCGACGGGTGCCACCATCGCGCGCGAGTCGGCCGGGGCGATCACGATCACGTCGTACTTCTGCGTGATGAAGTTCTCCACCGCGGCGGTCTGGGCGTCGAAGTCCGTCTCGGACTGCATGCCCACGGCCTTCAGCTCGAAATCGCCGCGCTTCTTCTCGTGGGCGATGGCGCCCTCGGTCATGTTCTTGAAGAACTCGTTCGCCAGCGACTTCATCACCAGGCCCACCCGCGGCTTGGCGGTCTGGGCGTGGACGGCGGGAACCAGCGCGGGGCCCGCGAGGACCAGGGCGGCGGCCACCGCGGCGGCGCGGCGGGTGAAACGGATCGTCATGTCATGTGCTCCTCAGGAGGTGGGTCGTGACCGGACGGCGTTTCGCAATGCTGGCCGGTGGAAGCAAACGTTTGCGTAAACGTTTACGTCGATCGGCATTTCAGTCCAACGCGCCGCGGGTGAACAGGGGGATTACCCGCAAGGAAGCTGTCGTCCCGGCGGAGGCCGGGACCCCGGGCGCAGGCCGAAGGCCCCGGCCTCCGCCGGGCTGACGGGTTGTATGAAACACTCACGATCGCCCTCCCCCACGCCAGCCCACCTTGTCCCGCTCCCTCCTCACCGACCTCTCCGTCTCCGCCACCGTAGCAGGCCTCGTCGCCGTCCTGGTCGGCTTCACGAGTTCGATCGCGTTGATCTTCGCGGCCACCCAGGCCCTCGGTGCCACGCCGTCGCAGACGGCCTCGTGGATCTGGGCGCTGGGCCTCGGCACCGGCCTCACGAGCCTCGGGCTGTCGCTGTGGTACCGCAAGCCCGTCCTCACGGCCTGGTCCACGCCGGGTGCGGCGCTCATCGCCGCGACGCAAGGCGTGCCGATGGCCGAGGCCGTGGGCGCGTTCATCGTCTGCGCGGTGCTGATCGCCGCGGTGGGCTACAGCGGCCTCTTCGAGCGGGCGATGGACCACATCCCGGTCGCCATCG
This genomic stretch from Piscinibacter gummiphilus harbors:
- a CDS encoding LacI family DNA-binding transcriptional regulator, with the translated sequence MSTIKDVAQHAQVSVATVSHVINDTRFVSEATRVRVQEAIEALRYVPSALARSLKSNRTHTVGMMIPNSSNPYFAEIIRGIEDTFYEAGFNVILCNSDDDPIKQGNYVRLLTEKQVDGLIVMSSGSDVELLDTLRAARMPQVVVDREIDDLAADLVEVNHEAGGFLATQHLLKLGHRRIGCIAGPLGLSSARERVQGYRRALGEGGVTVDDRLIRGADFTSAGGLAAMTSLLDSARRPTAVFASNDLMAIGAICAAAQRGLRIPQDVSVVGFDDIALAAHSNPPLTSVVQPKHQTGQLAAQLLLERIADPSRALQRTILQPSLLVRQSSGPVPEAAR
- a CDS encoding ABC transporter permease, translating into MSNPSNSLAAPSRTSLRHRTRAVLREAGIGVALVALVGVFAMLSPIFLTSTNITNIFTQISINVILAVGMTFVILIGGIDLSVGSVMAFCAVVAGTVLKLEGLSVGPAIALALLASVAVGAVCGLANGAISAYWAIPSFIVTLGMLNIARGAALQWTQARSIYEFPDAFNDFGSATVLGLPAIFLVALALVALGWFVLNRTVFGRLVYAIGNNEEAVRLAGHSVRAVKIAAFVICGAAVGVGAVIYMTRLTIASPISGIGFELNAIAAVIIGGTSLSGGRGSIVGTLLGACIIGVLANGLILIGMSDFLRQMVTGFVIILAVVLDVYRARLTRAAD
- a CDS encoding sugar ABC transporter ATP-binding protein is translated as MADTPALAPALELHGITRRHPGVLALDSVDLTLQRGEVHALAGENGAGKSSLIKILCGADRANGGRMVLFGETYAPHNPLDAMRAGIRVVHQELHMLDQLSVAENLLFERLPRTRLGLLDRGALRRRATELLALVGLDDLDPSTRVATLGMAQRQLIEIAKALSGDSRIVIMDEPTATLTPRETDRLLQLIRQLRDRGVTVVFVSHHLQELFDVCDRVTVLRNGRKVDTRPIAGTTTDDLVRLMVGRDLAGPSSRQAPVLDTTREPALRVEGLRFRGQRGSVPLSFSLRYGEIVGLAGLVGSGRTETVRAIFGADPPVAGQVFRDGRPVRTDTPDRALAEGICLLTENRKDEGLILDMPIRANVSLANLPAVSRSGLMQAGAEADAARRMVADLQVRLASIDQPVRELSGGNQQKVVLGKWLLRQPKVLLLDEPTRGVDVGAKAEIHALLERLAAGGLAVLVVSSDLRELMGLCDRMMVMSRGVITGEVPRAQFDEEAILAMAYQEYTRAAARETATVQS
- a CDS encoding sugar ABC transporter substrate-binding protein; this encodes MTIRFTRRAAAVAAALVLAGPALVPAVHAQTAKPRVGLVMKSLANEFFKNMTEGAIAHEKKRGDFELKAVGMQSETDFDAQTAAVENFITQKYDVIVIAPADSRAMVAPVAKALKAGITVVNFDVALDPAALKKANLDLAFVGPDNRAGAKMAGDELAKALGPGAKIAIIEGNPGADNATQRKLGFEDAAKAGKLKVVTSQTAHWETEEANAVFTNILTANPDIQGVMVANDSMAVGVAKAIDAAGKTGKIKVVGFDNIPAIRPLIKQGKVLATVDQFGSEMAANAIDYGIKSRKDKQPLKGWVKTPIELVTAKNVK